CATGCGTCCGGGGGTTCTCGACCGCCTGGGTCTGGGCTACGACGATCTGCGGGCGATCAAGCCCGACCTCATCATGTTGTCTTCTTCGGCCGTCGGGGCGACGGAGCCCGAGGGAAACTACGCCGGCTATGCGCCCACGTTCGCGTGTCTGTCCGGTATTGCGAGCATCTCCGGTCATCCAGACCAGCCGCCAATAGCGCTGAGCGGGTCGGTCGATCTGCGCGCTGGAACGGCTTCGGCGTTGGCCGTCCTGGCCGCCCTCGTTCATCGGAAGAACACCGGCGAAGGCCAGAACATCGACCTGTCTTCAACCGAGGTCATGAGTTCGATGATGGGCGAGGCGATCCTCGGTTACGAACTGAGCGGTCGCATTCCTGAACGCATCGGAAACCGCGACGATCAAATGGCGCCTCACGGTTGCTACCGCTGTCGGGACAAGGCGGAGTGGGTCACGATTGCCGTCGAGGGCGATGCGCAGTGGAAGGCGTTTCGTGCATTGCTCGGGGATGCAGAACTGGATTCCAGAGACTTCGCGACCGCGGAAACCCGCAAGCAAAACGAGCCACGACTCGACGAGTGCGTGGAGCGCTGGACCCGGAAACGCACGCCCGACCAGGCTGTCGAAGAGCTCCAGGGCGCCGGCATAGCAGCGGCTCGTCTCCAGACCGGAGCGAGTCTCGCACGCGATCCTCACGTTCTGGCACGCGGCGTCTTCGAGATGATCGCGCATCCGCGCCTGGGAGAACTGAAGGTGGTACGCCCACCCTGGCGCATGGAAGGCGCGCGCGTGAGCGAACCCAGCCCACTTCTGGGTCAGCACAATGACTATGTGCTGGGCGAGATTCTCGGACTCGACGAGGCCGAGATCCAGCGGCTCAGCGAGGAAGAAATCGTCTACTGAGTTCCCGAGCGTGAGCTCTTCAGAGGGCTAGTCTTTCTCGTACAGGCCGATGTGTGTCTCGAACTCTTCGATGACCTCGCCGGGTTTCTGGGAGTTGGCCAGCACCAGATTGCGCAGGTGATCGACACTGTCGACATCCACGGAATCGAACTGGATCCCAAATCCGTCGTCGTCCTCGCGAACGACCCGTCCCGACGCCTCGATCAGAATCGGCGGATCCTGTCCATCGAGAAAGATGGTCACCTGGCAGATCGTTCCCACCGGGAGTTGTTTCTCGCCCCGGAGGTAGATCCCGGAGAAACTCACGTCGCAGACCATCCAACGCAGCGCCTCGGTCCCCTCCACGCGGATTTCTGCGGTCATCTCAGTTGCGGAGCGTTGAAATCCGCGCATGTGGGGAAATTCCATTGGACGGTCTGAACTCCCTGAAGCATTTCCGGCCTCAATGGCTCGGTCCTTCGAGCCGTATCGCGTTCAGCCAAACCGGACTTGAGTGAAACGGAAAACAGGTCTTGTGACTCGCGGGAGATGGCGACGTCTTACACCGCTGACGGAATCGGAACGAACTGTCGCCTGCATCGTTGACCGCTGCAACCGTTGCCAGTAGTTTTGCGGCATGGGGGGGGAACGCACCAAGGAGCGTCAATACGAAGTCCTGCTTCGGTACGCCCGGCAGCATGGTTTGACGTCCCTCGGCCTCATGACGAATCAGGCCTGGCTCGACGATCCCAAACGGCTCGCGTTTACCTTTGCCCGCTACAAGTTTGTGGCGAAGATGTTCGCAGGACGCGGGAACGTACTCGAGGTCGGGTGCGGGGACGCGTTTGCGACGCGGATCGTCGTCCAGGAAGTCGGCTCGCTGACCGCCACCGATTTTGATCCGCTCTTCATCTCAGACGTCAAGGATCGCATGGGCGATACCTGGCGCTTCGCGGCCGAGAGCCACGACATGCTCGACAAACCTTTTCCGGGCAGTTTCGACGCGGCCTACGCACTCGACGTGTTCGAGCACATCGAACCCGCAGACGAGAACCGCTTTCTCGGCAATATCGTGGACTCGCTGGCGCCACACGGGGCCGTCATCATCGGCATGCCTTCGCTCGAGTCTCAGGCCTACGCGTCGGAGATCAGCAAACAGGGGCACGTGAACTGCAAGACGATGCCCGAGCTTCGCGAGACAATGGAGCGCTTCTTTCACAATGTGTTCACGTTCTCGATGAACGATGAGGTGGTCCACACCGGATATCACAAGATGGCGCACTATCTGTTCGCTCTCGGATGCGAGAGGCGGGAGGAACCGCGCTAGTGCTCGAAGCGGGAGCGAACCGGACGATCTCGATCACCGTTCGAGACTCCTGGTCGGGTGCCGCATGACGCGAGTGGATGACGAAACACTGATTCGGTTGTACCGAACGGTCCTCGAACTTCGGCAAGCCGAGATCACACTCGCCGAACTCTACAAAGAGCAGATGATGCGAACTCCGACCCATTTTGGTGTCGGACAAGAAGCGGTTGCGGCGGGCGTCTGTGTGGCGCTGCAGAAATCGGACCTCATCTACAGCCACCATCGCGGTCACAATCACTACCTGGCCAAGGGCGGCAGCCTCGACGGGTTGGTGGCTGAACTCTATGGCAAGGAGACGGGTTGCTCCCGGGGTCGCGGCGGATCGGTGCATCTCACGGATCTTTCTGCCGGGGTCGTCATCACGACGGCCATCCTCAGCCAGACCATCGCAGTCGCCGCAGGTACGGCGCTGGCGTTCAAGATGGACGAAGACTCCCGCGTCGTGGCGGTCTTCTTCGGGGACGCATCTCTCGAAGAGGGTGGCTTCTACGAGGCCATCAACTACGCGGCCGTGAAATCCCTACCGGTCGTCTTCGTGTGCGAGAACAATCTCTACTCGACCGAAAGCCCTGTCGGCGTACGCCAGGCGCCTGGTACGTCACTTTGCGAACGCGTGCGTTCATTCAAAGTCGAAGCCCACGAACTCGACGGCAACGACGTGTTTGCTGTTCACGAAGCGGCGCTCGCGGCGGCGCAGCGCTGCCGTATGGGGCAAGGGCCGGTCTTCCTGGAGTGCATGACCTATCGCTGGCTCGAGCACGTGGGGCCGAACTACGATCACGAACTCGGTCGCGCCTACAGAACGCGCGAAGAACTCGAGTCATGGCAGGAGCGCTGTCCCGTCCGCCGGGCCGGCGAGCGTCTCGTCAAGGACGGTCTGGCCAAACCAGAGGAACTCCAACTCTGGCTCGATGAGGCCAATGCCGTGATCCAGTCCGCGGTGGCACGCGCCAAGGACGCTCCTTTCCCGAATCCGGTCGATCTCTTCGACTACGTCTACTGAGGAATCCATGCGCACACTTTCCTACAGTCGGGCGATCTCCGAAGGTCTGGTCCAGGCGATGCAACGGGACGAGAACATTTTCGTGACCGGCATTGCCGTCGACTACCCGTCGGGAATCTTCGGCTCTACCGTCGAGCCTGCCGAGATGTTTCCCTCGCGCGTCTTTGATGCGCCCGCCATGGAAGACGGACTCACGGGGATTGCGATTGGTGCCGCGGCCGTCGGCAAGCGACCCGTCATTGTGCATCCGCGCAATGATTTCATGTTTCAGGGCTTCGATCAGTTGATCAATCTGGCGGCCAAGTGGAGCTATATGTACGGAGGTCAGGCCGGTCGCGTTCCGATCGTAGTCCGGGCGGTGATCGGTCGCGGCTGGGGTCAGGGGGCGACGCACTCCCAGAGCCTGCAATCCGTCCTGGCGCATTTCCCCGGGCTGATCGTCGCCATGCCCGCGATGCCCGCCGACGCGAAAGGCTTGTTGTTGACGGCTCTGCAACAAGATTCCCCGGTCGTCCTGCTCGAGCACCGGACGCTTTACGGTCACGAGGGTGAAGTTCCCGAACGTCCGATCCCGATACCTTTTGGTCGAGCGGCCGTTTGGCGCGAGGGAAGCGATCTCACGATCGTCGCGACTTCACTCATGGTCCACGAGGCGCTGGCCGCCGCCGAAGAACTCATGCGCCACGGGATCGACGCGGAGGTCGTCGATCCCCGGACGATTCGGCCTCTCGACGAGGAGACGATCCTCGCGTCGATCCGCAAGACGGGTCGATTGATCGTGGCCGATACGAGCTGGGAGTTCTGTGGATTCGCTTCCGAGGTGGCGGCTCTGGCCGTCGAGAAGGCTTTCCACGCGCTCAAGGCACCGGTTCGGCGAATCGCATTGGCGGATTGTCCAGCGCCAGTGTCCCAGCCTCTCGAAAACGCGTTCTACCCGAAAGCGTCGACCATCGCCCAGGCCGGCCTCAACCTCTTTGGATCGAACTCCACCGTTGGTGAGATCGACCACGAAGACAGCTTCAAGGGGCCGTATTGAGTCGCACGCCAAACAGTGGGAGCGCCGCTCGCGATGTCGTAGAAGTCGCCGAAGAGCCGCTGTCCGATCCCGCACTCCGGTCCGACCAGATCGCAACCGGGTCCCGACTGAAGCGGGCACTGAAATTTCTGCTGCCGTTCGCGGTGAGTGGGGGTCTGCTCGTCTGGCTGATCTCAGGTCAGCTCACCGGCCCCGAAGTCGACCGGGCGAAGCTCCTGGATCTGGTGGTTGGCTCGCTCGTGATCTGGGTTCCCGTCTTTATCGCGTACGGGGCATTCAGCTTGTTGCTTGAGGCGTACTCGATCCTGCGCCTGATGCCCGACGGGAATCACTCACTTACTCTCTGGACTGCGGCGCGCATCAAGGCGGCGAGTTATCTGCTCTATATCGTCAGTTATGCCGTAGGTGCTGGCACGCTGTCGTTCTTGCTACCTCGACGGGCCTCGATCTCGCTTGCGCACGCGGCGGGCGTTGTTGCTCTGATTGCGGGTTTTGACCTCGCCACGCTCGCACTCGTGACCGGAGTGAGTGCACTCCTGTTACAGAGCGGAGCGGCGGGGATTCCTCAGGAATGGATCGAGCGTATCCTCGGTCTCGGCGGGCTGCTCGCAGCCTGCATCGTGCTCGGAGTAGCGCTGCTGCGGGCCCGTCGATCGCTGGGGCCGCTGGACCGATTGCGGGAATTGAGCCTTTTTCGCGCGGCGCGGGAAACCCCGCCTCGACGGCTCGTGGAACTGGCGCTCGTGCGTTTCGCTTTCGTCTGCGGCTTCATCGCCTCGATGTGCTCGGTCATCTACGCTTTCCGGATCGAGGTACCCGTTCCCGATGCGATCGTGAACGTGGCGTTGGTCTCGGCGGTGTCCAGCCTTCCGATCGCCTTTGCCGGTCTGGGGACCGGTCAGGCGGCCTTCGTCTATCTGCTGAAGGACTGGGCCGATCCCGGCACGCTGATTGCCTGCAGTTTGACCATG
The genomic region above belongs to bacterium and contains:
- a CDS encoding CoA transferase, with the protein product DPFSGRGPGGLTQAKDGWVMLTTLESHQWEGLARAMGNPEWAQSEWFPTLEGRMEHQEEIDAHKTKWASTLTREEIYHAAQREGTPAAPVRNVAELLAWQQPRARGFFRELEFPKAGCLRVPTTAALSSETGWVGRPAPLFGQHDDEIRAELEAETARAEALQPVKPRAANGGGPLSGIRIADFTWAWAGPQGSLLLGMLGAEVIKIESRARLDHSRVHSLTAGSLDSGFDESPIFNDLNLGKRSVTLNLRKEAGRELVRKLVAECDVVLQNMRPGVLDRLGLGYDDLRAIKPDLIMLSSSAVGATEPEGNYAGYAPTFACLSGIASISGHPDQPPIALSGSVDLRAGTASALAVLAALVHRKNTGEGQNIDLSSTEVMSSMMGEAILGYELSGRIPERIGNRDDQMAPHGCYRCRDKAEWVTIAVEGDAQWKAFRALLGDAELDSRDFATAETRKQNEPRLDECVERWTRKRTPDQAVEELQGAGIAAARLQTGASLARDPHVLARGVFEMIAHPRLGELKVVRPPWRMEGARVSEPSPLLGQHNDYVLGEILGLDEAEIQRLSEEEIVY
- a CDS encoding PilZ domain-containing protein; translation: MEFPHMRGFQRSATEMTAEIRVEGTEALRWMVCDVSFSGIYLRGEKQLPVGTICQVTIFLDGQDPPILIEASGRVVREDDDGFGIQFDSVDVDSVDHLRNLVLANSQKPGEVIEEFETHIGLYEKD
- a CDS encoding class I SAM-dependent methyltransferase — translated: MGGERTKERQYEVLLRYARQHGLTSLGLMTNQAWLDDPKRLAFTFARYKFVAKMFAGRGNVLEVGCGDAFATRIVVQEVGSLTATDFDPLFISDVKDRMGDTWRFAAESHDMLDKPFPGSFDAAYALDVFEHIEPADENRFLGNIVDSLAPHGAVIIGMPSLESQAYASEISKQGHVNCKTMPELRETMERFFHNVFTFSMNDEVVHTGYHKMAHYLFALGCERREEPR
- a CDS encoding thiamine pyrophosphate-dependent dehydrogenase E1 component subunit alpha, whose protein sequence is MTRVDDETLIRLYRTVLELRQAEITLAELYKEQMMRTPTHFGVGQEAVAAGVCVALQKSDLIYSHHRGHNHYLAKGGSLDGLVAELYGKETGCSRGRGGSVHLTDLSAGVVITTAILSQTIAVAAGTALAFKMDEDSRVVAVFFGDASLEEGGFYEAINYAAVKSLPVVFVCENNLYSTESPVGVRQAPGTSLCERVRSFKVEAHELDGNDVFAVHEAALAAAQRCRMGQGPVFLECMTYRWLEHVGPNYDHELGRAYRTREELESWQERCPVRRAGERLVKDGLAKPEELQLWLDEANAVIQSAVARAKDAPFPNPVDLFDYVY
- a CDS encoding alpha-ketoacid dehydrogenase subunit beta; translation: MRTLSYSRAISEGLVQAMQRDENIFVTGIAVDYPSGIFGSTVEPAEMFPSRVFDAPAMEDGLTGIAIGAAAVGKRPVIVHPRNDFMFQGFDQLINLAAKWSYMYGGQAGRVPIVVRAVIGRGWGQGATHSQSLQSVLAHFPGLIVAMPAMPADAKGLLLTALQQDSPVVLLEHRTLYGHEGEVPERPIPIPFGRAAVWREGSDLTIVATSLMVHEALAAAEELMRHGIDAEVVDPRTIRPLDEETILASIRKTGRLIVADTSWEFCGFASEVAALAVEKAFHALKAPVRRIALADCPAPVSQPLENAFYPKASTIAQAGLNLFGSNSTVGEIDHEDSFKGPY
- a CDS encoding flippase-like domain-containing protein is translated as MSRTPNSGSAARDVVEVAEEPLSDPALRSDQIATGSRLKRALKFLLPFAVSGGLLVWLISGQLTGPEVDRAKLLDLVVGSLVIWVPVFIAYGAFSLLLEAYSILRLMPDGNHSLTLWTAARIKAASYLLYIVSYAVGAGTLSFLLPRRASISLAHAAGVVALIAGFDLATLALVTGVSALLLQSGAAGIPQEWIERILGLGGLLAACIVLGVALLRARRSLGPLDRLRELSLFRAARETPPRRLVELALVRFAFVCGFIASMCSVIYAFRIEVPVPDAIVNVALVSAVSSLPIAFAGLGTGQAAFVYLLKDWADPGTLIACSLTMSVGMIALRGLIGFIFSREFALEALQAARQESQEGN